A window of Castanea sativa cultivar Marrone di Chiusa Pesio chromosome 1, ASM4071231v1 contains these coding sequences:
- the LOC142624416 gene encoding uncharacterized protein LOC142624416, which translates to MPQMIVASWGRKSWFTKFEVHSLKLGLIRELTLVPGATVGRGEMTDLLTVDEDPLQQERLLFVIRVNNLMSLWHGSKVNVFRVHFSLGKEFTPQLDQWITDAVNMGALHSSLLTKEKFSTIRHLTLKCCNLTPSCSFDGLVSLKSLALDIVTLTGSFLKDVLSHGLELEQLSLKRLTMDRDCKFNIDLSKLKYLAIVDCERLRGININGAVELNEFFFAGKHEYFSFKNVPKLVNVSFNCNTDDDYGGVLDVLSKFGHRLPQLEILNLHGRCTPYIIRSDVIPQSFKVFPNLKYLELVANSFDNDILWIAYLLKFLPLLEELHLLNTQADVARQIRKPTKSNHKNLRILHLEGFCGNIIELELTLHVLKRCKALEKIVIDPSSKFLFGGDTREQREDRKPWEICKPMEIQRWLSTEIPKGVQEFDCVKHLSYIPLRFIAEKMFKKVSWSVPEVPVQAEDCLSLEWGVSSSPVCAQLAPDPIKSGGERLDPPPIGSKEDRLERSDSGWVAVGSVKISNERGRPEHSLDLAETLLDLVDLR; encoded by the exons ATGCCACAAATGATAGTAGCTTCATGGGGTAGGAAGAGCTGGTTCACCAAGTTTGAAGTCCACTCTCTCAAATTAGGATTAATTAGAGAGCTCACCTTGGTGCCTGGTGCAACTGTGGGGAGAGGAGAGATGACTGACCTATTG ACTGTTGATGAAGATCCACTTCAACAAGAAAGGCTTTTATTTGTGATAAGAGTTAACAATTTGATGAGTCTTTGGCATGGCTCAAAGGTCAATGTTTTCAGGGTCCATTTTTCACTTGGTAAAGAGTTTACTCCTCAGTTGGATCAGTGGATCACTGATGCAGTCAATATGGGAGCCCTTCATAGTTC GCTTCTTACTAAAGAGAAATTTTCTACCATAAGGCATTTGACTTTAAAGTGTTGCAATTTGACACCATCTTGTAGCTTTGATGGGTTGGTTTCCCTAAAATCTCTTGCACTAGACATTGTAACACTGACAGGAAGTTTTTTAAAAGATGTGCTGAGTCATGGTTTAGAACTTGAACAATTAAGCCTCAAAAGATTGACAATGGACCGTGATTGTAAATTTAATATTGACCTCTCTAAACTCAAGTATCTGGCTATAGTTGACTGCGAGAGATTGAGGGGAATTAATATTAATGGTGCTGTGGAGCTGAATGAGTTTTTCTTTGCTGGCAAACATGAATATTTCTCTTTCAAGAATGTTCCAAAACTGGTGAACGTGAGCTTCAATTGCAATACTGACGATGATTATGGTGGTGTTTTAGATGTCCTCTCAAAATTTGGACATCGTCTACCTCAGTTGGAAATTCTAAACTTGCATGGGAGGTGTACACCTTAT ATTATCCGTTCTGATGTCATACCACAATCGTTCAAAGTATTTCCTAATCTGAAGTATTTAGAGTTGGTAGCTAACTCCTTCGATAATGATATTCTTTGGATAGCATATCTGTTGAAATTCTTGCCCTTGCTGGAAGAACTGCATCTG cTAAATACACAGGCTGATGTAGCTAGACAAATTAGGAAGCCTACCAAGTCTAACCATAAAAATTTGAGGATCTTACACCTTGAAGGTTTTTGTGGTAACATTATTGAGTTGGAGCTCACATTGCATGTGCTTAAGCGTTGTAAAGCACTAGAAAAGATTGTAATAGACCCATCATCCAAGTTTTTGTTCGGTGGTGACACTAGGGAGCAGAGGGAAGATAGAAAGCCATGGGAAATCTGCAAGCCAATGGAGATTCAACGTTGGTTATCTACAGAAATTCCTAAAGGTGTTCA GGAGTTTGATTGTGTGAAACATCTTAGCTATATTCCATTGAGGTTTATTGCAGAAAAAATGTTCAAGAAGGTATCTTGGAGTGTACCAGAGGTTCCAGTTCAGGCAGAGGACTGTCTATCCCTGGAATG GGGTGTCAGTTCGAGTCCAGTTTGTGCCCAACTCGCACCTGACCCGATCAAATCGGGTGGAGAAAGATTAGACCCACCACCAATTGGCAGCAAAGAAGACAGGTTGGAAAGATCGGACTCTGGTTGGGTGGCAGTTGGTTCAGTCAAAATCAGTAACGAAAGAGGGAGGCCGGAACACTCACTAGATCTGGCCGAGACCTTGTTAGATCTGGTGGATCTCCGCTAG
- the LOC142624427 gene encoding uncharacterized protein LOC142624427: protein MAISIKLPPDRIIWGLTPSGKFTTKSAYKLLVSRNSTKHAGIGVIIWDWHGEAIGELSMPVLVAQSVVELEALACRRAVQFAMELGLQDVVFEGDSLQVIQAISQEHSDHLTYGHIIQDIRNQVAAVSSSNFIFNTRHCNVVADALAKKAKNLRETRVWIDSLPKDIVPLVEFDIH from the exons ATGGCTATAAGCATAAAACTTCCCCCTGACCGAATTATATGGGGCCTCACTCCCTCAGGTAAGTTCACAACTAAGAGTGCTTATAAGCTTCTTGTGTCTCGTAATTCCACTAAACATGCAG GGATAGGTGTGATCATTTGGGACTGGCATGGTGAGGCCATTGGTGAGTTATCCATGCCAGTTCTCGTAGCCCAATCCGTTGTGGAGTTAGAAGCCCTTGCTTGTCGCCGTGCGGTGCAGTTTGCAATGGAGCTAGGACTACAAGACGTTGTTTTCGAAGGCGATTCTCTCCAAGTGATCCAAGCTATTTCACAAGAACATTCGGACCACTTGACCTATGGCCACATTATTCAAGACATCCGAAACCAAGTTGCTGCTGTTTCTtcttctaactttatttttaatactaGACACTGCAACGTTGTAGCAGATGCTCTAGCTAAAAAAGCCAAGAATTTGAGGGAGACTCGGGTGTGGATTGATTCCCTTCCTAAGGACATTGTCCCCCTTGTAGAATTTGACATTCATTGA